One genomic segment of Sebastes fasciatus isolate fSebFas1 chromosome 17, fSebFas1.pri, whole genome shotgun sequence includes these proteins:
- the LOC141754023 gene encoding ladderlectin-like, with the protein MLLFLFLFGLALGAVSPSEELEVQLQPASCPTFWGSFNKRCYKYVASVMTWADAEIHCRSQGANLVSIHSLNEENFVKSLIKNFDHTEGRTWIGLSDIHKEGTWMWSDGSAVDFVFWSTREPNNHKRREHCVHKNNDNVQRWNDVPCSVTYPSVCASGITCL; encoded by the coding sequence ATGCTCTTGTTCCTCTTCTTGTTTGGTCTGGCTCTGGGTGCCGTGTCTCCTTCTGAGGAACTTGAGGTGCAGCTACAGCCTGCCAGCTGTCCCACGTTCTGGGGAAGCTTCAACAAACGCTGCTACAAGTACGTCGCCTCAGTCATGACCTGGGCTGATGCAGAGATCCACTGTCGGTCACAAGGAGCCAACCTGGTGTCTATCCACAGTCTGAATGAAGAGAACTTTGTCAAATCACTGATCAAAAACTTTGACCACACTGAGGGACGCACCTGGATCGGACTCAGCGACATCCACAAAGAAGGCACATGGATGTGGTCTGATGGCTCTGCAGTGGACTTTGTCTTTTGGAGTACAAGAGAACCAAACAACCATAAAAGACGTGAACACTGCGTTCACAAAAACAACGATAACGTTCAGAGATGGAATGACGTCCCTTGTTCTGTAACTTATCCCTCTGTTTGTGCATCTGGTATAACCTGTCTTTAG